The DNA region CGGCCCGGTCGCAGATGTCGGCCACGGTGTCCAGGGCGTGGGTGACCAGGACGATGGTGCGTCCCTCGGCCTGGAACCGGCGAATCCGGTCCATGCACTTGCGCTGGAACGGTTCGTCGCCGACGGCCAACACCTCGTCGACCAGCAGCACGTCCGGGTCGACGTGCACCGAGACGGCGAACGCGAGCCGGACGTACATGCCGGACGAGTAGAACTTCACCTGGGTGTCGATGAACGGCTCGATGCCGGAGAACGCGACGATCGCGTCGAAGAACTGGGCGGTCTGCTTCCGCGACAGCCCGAGGATGGCGGCGTTGAGGAAGACGTTCTCCCGGCCGGTGAGGTCGGGGTGGAAACCGGCGCCGAGTTCCAGCAGGGCGGCCAGCCGCCCGCGGTGCTCGACGGTGCCGCTGGTCGGCTGGAGGATCCCGCCGATCAGCTTGAGCAGAGTCGACTTGCCCGACCCGTTCGGGCCGATGAGCCCGACGGTGGTGCCGCCGTGGATGTCGAGGTCGATGTCCCGCAGGGCCCAGAAGTCGTCCTTGTGCTGGTTCGACCGGCCGAAGTTGACCAGCCGCTCCTTCAGCGACTTCTCCTTGCGGATGACGAAACGCTTGCTGGCGTCGCGGACGCGGATCACGCTCACCGAGTCGGTCATGGTCTACAGCTCCTGCGCGAAGTTGTTCTGCATCCGGGCGAAGACCCGCTGGCAGAGCCACAGGATCGGAATGCCGATGAGGAAGGCGATGACGGCCCGCAGCCCCAGGTCGCTCGGCTGGGGGAGACCGGCGCCGGCCACCCAGATGCCGCGCTGGAAGCACAGCACGGCCAGGGTGACCGGGTTGGCCAGGTAGATCTGGTTGAGCAGCTCGGAGGACAGGGCGTTCTGGACGAAGCTCCAGCGGTAGACGATCGGGGACAGCCAGAAGCCGACCATCAGGCCGACCTCGACCAGGTACGCCACGTCCCGCAGGTAGACGTTGATCGCCGACAGCAGGAACGCGATGGCGGTGGCGTAGACCAGCAACACCGCGGTGCCCAGCACGACGTAGCCGATACCGGCCAAGGACGGGGGGCTCCCGGCGAGGAGGGTGGCGACCAGCAGGATGAACAACTGGATGACGAAGTTGAAGAGTGCGGAGCCGATGACCGAGAGCGGGAACACCTCGCGCGGCAGGTAGATCTTCTTGACCAAACCGCCGTTGGCCACGATCGACCCGGTGCCGGAGGAGATGACCTCACTGAACAGGGCCCAGGCGGTGAGGCCGGTGTAGATGTAGATCGCGAATTCGGGAGTGTCGCGCTCGGCACCCAGGAACTTGCCGATCGCGATGTAGTAGACGAGCAGCTGGGTCAATGGCCGGATGAGCGACCAGACGAATCCCAGCGCGCTGTCCTTATACCGGGACTTGAGCTCCCGCTTGACCAGCAGGTCGAGCAGCTCGCGGTACCGCCAGACCCCACGGACGGAGTCGACGGTGCCGCTCACGAAACCCGAGACCGGCCCGGAGGGCACGAGGGGCTGAGCGGCCAGGGCCTGGTTACGGGCCTCGCGGCTCGCCTCGAGGGACGACCGCCCCTTGCTGGGCTCAGTCACCGGCCGCCGCCACCGAGGTCGCCGCCGTCGTCGGATCCGCGGCGGGTCGCGGTGCGGCCAGCTCGCGCCAGGTCTGTGCTGCGTAGTCGTCCCAGGTCGTCACCGACACCTGACGCGCCTCCTGCCTCAGTCGTTCCCACTCCGCGTCATCCGTCAGGAGCGTACGCATGGCGTTCGCCACATCGTGGTCGTCGTAGGGGTCCACCAGCAGGGCTCCGCCCTCGGTCACGATCTCGGCCATCGACCCGAACCGCGACGTGATGACCGGGGTACCGGACAGGATCGACTCGACCACGGGCAGCCCGTAGCCCTCGTTGACCGACGGGAACACACTGAACCGCGCCAGCCGGTACGCGCTCCAGAGCAGAGCGTCGTCGGCCTTGGACACGATCTCGATGGGGCGGCCCAGCTGCTGGAGCCAGTTCAGTGCCTGGTCGAACCGGGCGCTGTTCCAGGCCCGGCCACCGATCATGGTCAAGGTGAACCGGTGGCCTTCGCGCCACAGCAGTTCGGCGGCGTGCAGGACGGCCAGGTGGTTCTTGCGGGGCTCGTGCGTGCCGACGACCAGCACCATCGGCACGCCGGGGACCAGCAGCCGGTCACTGGACGCCTCGAGCTGCTCGTCGGTCACCGACCCGACCTCGTTGGGCAGTACGCACGGCACTACCCGGGGCCCGGGCAGACCGATGCCGTTGAGCATGCGCACCCACCCGGCGTATTCCACGGCCGCGGACTTGGAGATCGTGGCGACGGCGTCGGCGTAGCGCATCGCCGCGAGGTTGCGGGCGAACGCCCCGGGCATGGCCCCGTGCGTCGTCTCCGGGACGGTGATCGGCACCATGTCGTACCCGATCATGGTGAACCGGTTGCCCGAGTACTCGGCCAGGCAGCGCAGGGTGTCGGTGCGTTCGGTCTCGGTGGCCAGTTCGGGCAGCACGACGGTGGAGTCCAGCGGCACCAGGACCGGTCCGGGCTTGCGCTCGGCGGCCGGGACCGGCGGCCCGCCGAAACAGGCGCGGTGCGCCTCAGCCGGCGTCAGCGACCGCAACGCGGACAGGTCCTCGTGCCAGCCGATGAGCTCGATGTCGTGGGTCTGGGCCCAGCGCCGGGTGGTCTCCCGGGTGACCCGCTGGATACCGGTGGCGAAACCGGCCTCCGCGGTGTGGTGCACGTCGACGACCACCGCGTCGCGCACCACCCTGACCGCACGGAACGGGCCGTGGTGCAGCAGCCGCTCCATCGGTCCGGCGGCCAGCGCGAGGCGCAGCCCGGCGACCGGGCCGTCGGTCTGGGTGTAGCGGACGGCGGTCCGGACGTCCTCGGCCAGCGGCAACCGGGCGCGCAGTACCGCGAGCATCACCCAGGCCTGCCGGTGGGTCATCCCGACCAGGCCGTCGACCAGGACGCCGAGCGCGGTGGTGACGGTCGACTTGTCGTCTCCGGTGGGGACCGGCGGGAGGTCGAGGGCTTCGACCAGCGTCCGCAGCCGGGCGGCCAGGGCCGATCGTCGGGCCGCGCCGTGCGCGGTCACGTCGTGCACCAGCTGGTCCAGGGTGGGCCGCTGGTCACGGCGGGCGAGGCGGGAGCGACCCGCGAGGTCACGAAGCCGCATGATGTCCAGTTCCGTTCCGGGTGGCGGCCGTCAGGGCCGGCTCGACGAGCCCGGCCCACAGCTCGTCGGCGTAGTCCTGCCAGGTGCGTTCGGTGCGGGCCGCGATGGCGGCGCGGAGTTCCGCGACCGCGCCGTCGTCGGTCAGCAAGGTCCGCATGGCGTCGGTGATCGAGGCGTCGTCCCGCGGGTCGACGGTCAGGGCCCCGCCGTCCGCGGCGATCTCGGCGGTGGAACCGTAGTTCGTGGTGATCACCGGGGTTCCCAGCGCCATCGACTCGGCCACCGGCAACCCGTAACCCTCGTGGATGGACGGGAACATGGTGAACCGGGCCTCGGCGACCGCCCGGCGCAGTTCGTCCTCGGGGACCGACGTCCGCACCTCGACGGCGCGCCCCCGCCCGGCGAGGGTCTTGGCCCGGCGGAAGAACTCCTTGTTCGAGCCGCCGCCGCCGATGAAGGTCAGACCGAAGTCCAGGCCCTCCTGCCACAGCAGCTCGGCGGCGTGCAGCACGGCCAGATGGTTCTTGCGGGTGTCGTGGCTGCCGACGATGACGATCTGTGGCCGGTCCGTGTGGGCCGCCGGTGACCCGGCGGGTGGGGCCGGAGGGTGTTCGGCGTTCAACTCGACCGGCAGGGAGACGGCGACCACCTCGGGCCCGGTCAGCCCCTGGGTGGGCAGCATGGCGGCGAACGCGGCGAACTCGTCGGCCGCGGCCCGGCTGATGCCGGCGACCCGGTCCGCGAACTTGACGGCCGCGAGGTAGGGCATGAACTTGGTGGGTTCCTCGATGCCGACCGTGTCGGCCGACACCAGCGGGATCATGTCGTAGCCGACGGCGACGACGGAGGTGTTGCTGCACGCCCCGATGGCGGCGATCCGCTCGACGGCCTCGCGGGGCGGGACCTCGGGGAGCACCAGGACGCACCGCCACGGCACCACGGTGGTGGACTCGGCCGGCGG from Nakamurella flava includes:
- a CDS encoding ABC transporter ATP-binding protein, with amino-acid sequence MTDSVSVIRVRDASKRFVIRKEKSLKERLVNFGRSNQHKDDFWALRDIDLDIHGGTTVGLIGPNGSGKSTLLKLIGGILQPTSGTVEHRGRLAALLELGAGFHPDLTGRENVFLNAAILGLSRKQTAQFFDAIVAFSGIEPFIDTQVKFYSSGMYVRLAFAVSVHVDPDVLLVDEVLAVGDEPFQRKCMDRIRRFQAEGRTIVLVTHALDTVADICDRAVVLENGRIQVDGPPVDALRHLRADFEVMRQEDMEKQREAVGDSEPPSAARIVGVTVSGDDGRRISVIEPGDPLVIDVDVDVDGRVEDPVLGIGIDSPLGQVVYGTNTKLMGRRLPPLSGPSRHTFRLPQVWLGEGQYTVHAAFARDGGVELHRLPGAASLTVHASGRGVGFLNIDTELLSS
- a CDS encoding glycosyltransferase; this encodes MKSRSTPRGTPTATRPVTPGPADAALALAARLRAAAGALQVNVPPPAGNPGQDAADVLVQLCRDLHADPADDRIWLVMTCIATAYPSRDEIDDARRMIELNAPDDVALILLENGLHRARLSGLPLAPFELLVGQVLVDVDFSARHDLHTGIQRVVRNLLPHWNLERSIVPVVWARNQGMLRRLDPTESTRIYDWVAHEKVVAERRRSGLRELDALPPAESTTVVPWRCVLVLPEVPPREAVERIAAIGACSNTSVVAVGYDMIPLVSADTVGIEEPTKFMPYLAAVKFADRVAGISRAAADEFAAFAAMLPTQGLTGPEVVAVSLPVELNAEHPPAPPAGSPAAHTDRPQIVIVGSHDTRKNHLAVLHAAELLWQEGLDFGLTFIGGGGSNKEFFRRAKTLAGRGRAVEVRTSVPEDELRRAVAEARFTMFPSIHEGYGLPVAESMALGTPVITTNYGSTAEIAADGGALTVDPRDDASITDAMRTLLTDDGAVAELRAAIAARTERTWQDYADELWAGLVEPALTAATRNGTGHHAAS
- a CDS encoding ABC transporter permease; the encoded protein is MTEPSKGRSSLEASREARNQALAAQPLVPSGPVSGFVSGTVDSVRGVWRYRELLDLLVKRELKSRYKDSALGFVWSLIRPLTQLLVYYIAIGKFLGAERDTPEFAIYIYTGLTAWALFSEVISSGTGSIVANGGLVKKIYLPREVFPLSVIGSALFNFVIQLFILLVATLLAGSPPSLAGIGYVVLGTAVLLVYATAIAFLLSAINVYLRDVAYLVEVGLMVGFWLSPIVYRWSFVQNALSSELLNQIYLANPVTLAVLCFQRGIWVAGAGLPQPSDLGLRAVIAFLIGIPILWLCQRVFARMQNNFAQEL
- a CDS encoding glycosyltransferase family 4 protein encodes the protein MRLRDLAGRSRLARRDQRPTLDQLVHDVTAHGAARRSALAARLRTLVEALDLPPVPTGDDKSTVTTALGVLVDGLVGMTHRQAWVMLAVLRARLPLAEDVRTAVRYTQTDGPVAGLRLALAAGPMERLLHHGPFRAVRVVRDAVVVDVHHTAEAGFATGIQRVTRETTRRWAQTHDIELIGWHEDLSALRSLTPAEAHRACFGGPPVPAAERKPGPVLVPLDSTVVLPELATETERTDTLRCLAEYSGNRFTMIGYDMVPITVPETTHGAMPGAFARNLAAMRYADAVATISKSAAVEYAGWVRMLNGIGLPGPRVVPCVLPNEVGSVTDEQLEASSDRLLVPGVPMVLVVGTHEPRKNHLAVLHAAELLWREGHRFTLTMIGGRAWNSARFDQALNWLQQLGRPIEIVSKADDALLWSAYRLARFSVFPSVNEGYGLPVVESILSGTPVITSRFGSMAEIVTEGGALLVDPYDDHDVANAMRTLLTDDAEWERLRQEARQVSVTTWDDYAAQTWRELAAPRPAADPTTAATSVAAAGD